The Oreochromis aureus strain Israel breed Guangdong linkage group 7, ZZ_aureus, whole genome shotgun sequence region TGCTTATCTTCAGTGCCTCCAAAGAGGTTTTGGCTTTTGAAGTGTCTACCGTCACAGGTCTCCTCTTCTTCGCAAGCTTGAATCCCTCCTCTCTGCGCATCTCTTCGATGTCTTTGGATGTGTGGATGGTGACATAGTTGCCATTGGGCTCTGACTTCCGCTGCAGTATCTTTCCAGTTCCCTTGACTTGAAGCGTCCGCTCATATCCCAGTCTGTTTAAGTTTTTCTCAGAGGAAACTACAGAGCCTTGCGATGCCACATCAGAAGTGTGTCTCCTGTCCTCTCTGCCTGGCTTACTGCGACTTTTACCTGTTTGTTTGCAGGGAAGAGAGGTGCTGGATGCATCTGTGCCGGTGGGATGATCTGGTGAGACAGAGGCAGAAGGAGAGGAGCCCGGCACCTGCTCTTCTGTATCCACTCCCTCCTTCTCTTCATCTTCGCCAAATGATTTCATTTGCTCGACTTGAACCTTGACATATTGATCACTCATTATGCGAAACGCGATGTGTGATGCCTCTGGCCAGGGCACCGCTGTGCCACAGGGTGCAGTAATCCGACGCCGGCGAGCTAACGGTGTTCAGAGACGATGAAGTACGCATTGCTGGCTTAAACGGCCAATTAACAAATGAAAGCCATTTCTCTGCGGTCAGCTCGCTTACCAAAGAGAGCAAAGGGATGCCCTCAGACGTACACGTTACTGAGCAAGATAAGGCTTGACCATCTCAGGCTTGACAGCTAACGTGTTAGCCGACTGGTCACAATATTTAACTATCAGCTTCGAGCAGCTAGCGGTTCTCACGAGCTGGCAGCTAGAGGCAGGCGGCACTTGTAGCCAACACTGCTAGCTCCTTAAAGGGAGCTAAACCCGACGTTAGCCTGTCAAACTTCATTCGGCTCACGCATGGCTCGGAGCCCGGTTAGAGACACTAACCCTCAACTCATGATAGACTTTATCTTACCAGCAACGATATCTACTTAGCATAGCAGCGCCCAGCGTTACGACGGAGCCCACAGTCCACTGCtctacagtatgtgtgtgtgttgtcctcCCTGTGTTGTTAAGCAGCAGAAGCCAGTGTACAGCGCGTCGCCCAGCCGCCCAGCCTCCATCTGGTTTGAACCCAGCTGATGCTGCCTTTGGGGTTCCTCGTAATTCCCAGTATTCCGATACGGCTCATCACCGTATTATTTGGTCAAATGAGAAACGGTCGCCTTTTCCACACCAAGTGGCTTACAACCTGCAGCTTTAATTacggtgagtgtgtgtgtttaataatcTATTAATTCAATTTGGTGATATTGCAAAGCCAGGGGAAAATGCTCTGACAAAGAAAGTCTATATTCCATTCATAGCGAGGGTAATCTGTGCACCTGGAAGCAGGTGCCTTTCCCATGTATTTATCTAGTCTGAATACCATGTATAGTTGTAAAGTAATGCAGTGACTGTGTGCACTGTGAATAACCTCTTCTTCAATATCAGCACACTTATATGCTGACAAATGCTCTGGGTATTCTAGAACTCAGTCATCTCTCTCCATGGCAACAGCACAAACTCTGCTCCTAACACAAGCGCAAAACATTTCCGGAGCAGTAGTTTTCCCCAAACTGTTTTCGGAAAAGATACCACTATCTACCAAGGATGGACGCAAGTAATTCCACACCTCATGGATTAAAAAGTTTGCTGGAGTGTTTATCCAGAGCAGCTCTCCTGGCGCAGCCAGATGACATCCCACGGTTCCTGTGTGCACATGTGGAGAACATGATCAAATTCAGGGACGATGAACAGTTAAAAGACATCAACGAGGTCATCTTCCGGTATCAGTGCCAGTCTGGTAAATGcgatgtttttaatgttaaggAGTACCTTAATGGAAGTCCTTGTAGAGACAAACTTGGAAGCTTTCTTTCAACGGCTCAGGGCACCTAGGTTAAGTTAACTGTATTTCAATTAATTACCGGGACATAAACTCTACAGAATTATCAGTCAAATTTATTATGACTGAGAGTGTAATTCCTCTGTAATTAAATGGAATGTCAATGCATTTCATTTGAAATTACAACGTAATTATATTTAACCACACATATCTAGAATAAGGGggtgacagtttttatttttatttatttatttaagaaatATTCATACTGTAAGTACATGTAAGTATTTTTAAGAACTGCATAAAAGGAATTTAAACCGTATATAACTTTACATATTTTATAGGAAACAAGAAGTACTTGTACATTGTAGGTAAATAGTggataaattattttaaatagtgTCTAAACTGTGGGTCTTTTACCGGAAAAGGACGCACAAAGTATTCTATAGGTATTTTTAAGTAGTATATAAACGTATGTGTTTTATGGGAAAGAAGAAATAAttgcagtctctctctctctctctctctctctctctctctctctctatatatatatatatatatatatatatatatatatgtatacatatatatatacataatttTAAGTACTGCAAAATTTCTTcttaattttgaaaaaacaaaaacaaaaattccccTAGCTTACATTGTAATTTTGTTGCAGAGCTGTATTATGGAATGGTTTAATATTTCCTAGCTTCCAGGTATTTTATAGAAAAGGATACACTCCTTTCCTGTGCACTCCTTTTAAAAGTTACATTTGAACAGCGAttgtgagagagaaaaataataatttagacTTGGCTCAATCATTATAAAGTAACATGGGCCTGCAAATTCTGGcagtatttgttttttcttgcaaGTTGGTAAGGGAGAACAGTCCTCATCACATTTTTATAGGGAATTCAAAGGATAGTTGAATAATAGAAaatccatcacacacacacaggcataatGAATGTTAAATTAAGATGTAAAAGGGCAAGATTTATCCACTCCATAATATTGCTCACACTCCAAAAAGTTTACGCCCCAACATTCCCAGATTTACGGTGTAAATTGTtagtttttctgcaaaatgaccaAGAAATTACTGACACAGTTCTTACATTTACATGCAGTTTAATTAGTTCTTTGTTTCTAAAAACCTGACTTGTTACCCCCTTATTCTAGTATGTATTTGTaggtaaatataattacattatAATTTCAAATAATTATACATTGAAATTCCATTTATCTACAGGAGAATTACATCTTTGGGCCCTTTGGTGGTGGTATTATAACGTGTTACCAAACTTCTATTAAAGTTTTAAGGCTTTATACAAAAAGTAAGGTTTTAAAACACTTTTCCTCAGGATTCTTTGCCATGTCCCTGCCTAAACATACACTAGTGTAATATAATGCTTTCAAAAGCCCTCACTCATGTTTTGGGATATATGGGTCACTTTCTTTGCTTTAATTCATCTTTGCTGACCTTTGCAGAGCAAACCTTCTTCAAAGATAAAAGGAACTGGACAGAAACCCCAAGACCATGTTCAGAGAAGTTTCCTATATCCACATCCAGTGCACTCTCTGCGTCTCCCGTGTCATCATCCCCCAGGAAGAATAGCAAGTCTTCAGTTGATGCTCCAAGCCATCATGAGAGTGTGTGTCCAAATACTAAAGAAGATGAGCTGCACTCTAGAAAGCAGATTCGAAGACCATCTGGTTTGCCAGTACTCCCCACTATCTGTCAGAAGCCTTCAAAACCATTTCAGGGACAGAAATCAACCAAAGAGTATATCTGCTCTCTGGCTGATTGTCattacaaaaataaagacacagataGCTCACCAGCTGACCAGAGCTTGGGGTCAGTTAGCACCGACGAAGGGCCAACAGCACAAAAGGATCTGGGCCTACAAAATTTAAAAGCAAAGCCCGGACCATCTGTGATACATGTTCCTTACAGACCTAAGGGAGGGTATATAGTAGATCCAGAACTACAGCCAAAGAGAGGCAGGGCAGGGCCTTTTACAAATAGGGGGGCCTTGCTTTTTGGCAGAAAGAGCAATGTGCTGGAGGGCCTAAATGTCTGGAACAATCCTGAGTTGTTActcatcagtcagtcagtccCCTGAGGAGCATCCATTCTCCCCTGGTTGAGGTGTCTTTACCAAGAGGGATTGACGTGACTTCACTGTAGCAACTTACATGGCCTTACCTTGTGAATTAAATATGATGCATTCAGTGATGCAGGTGTTTACATCCTCCTTTATTCAACTGCATTTCTTTGTCATATCATACTATTTTTTCCACCCAGATTACAACCTCTGAGTTTTTATGCAAATCATCcttcagctttttctgaattatttccctgtgtgtaaaaatgtttacaaTTTCGACTTCACCTGCAAAAAGTGCCTTTATTTTAACTCTCTTAAAAAATGGTTTGGGAgttttgaattgaattgtagCATCTGTCTCGTTTGATCACTTAACCTCCTTAACCAGTGCATTAACTGTGCAAAGTAATCTGTGACACTTTGATCTTCTAGAAAGCTGCAGATCATTTGGTGTGTAACACATCATCAAAAATATTCAGTAGCTTCGCTCATCTGTCTGTGATGTTGAAGCAGTCACACCTCACTTTCATCTTTGCTGTGAATACCATTAACATTTCACATGCCGGGAAAGCTACAGCACTGAGCCAGGGGCAAGTGCTACTGTTTGtcatacactgctcaaaaaaatcaaagaaacattttttaaatcagcttGTAGCATCAAGTCAATTAAACTTGTGGTAGTACCTTTGCtttgtctcccagcacagtccCAAAAGGGACTGTGCTgggaggagattccaggaggcaggcagttactctaggagagctggTTGCTGATTGGCATTTGAACCAGAATTATCATGTCCACCACTAGTGCcctgtgttttttaatttgttcatttcatgCACAACAATAAGGTTtaaagtgcacaaaaacaaaaacaaacaaccctgAGTGGAtgaagaaaacttattaaaataaaaggcTCCAGGTTTACCCTGAATGGGTCTGGAGAAGCCATGGAGGACGTTATACTACCTGTAACAACAGCAACACCAGTTTGGTGGTCATTCAGTGATGGTTCAGGAAGGCATATCCAAGGAGGGATGCCCAGACAAAGGCAACCTTACAATGGGACcaaaattttcattttggtCCCATTATCAGACTCTATGCTTGTGCCATGGGTCCTGGGTGTCATGGGTCCCATTGACTGGCTCCCACACCcacctgacctaaatccaatagaacatctgtggcacgTTATGTATTGGTCCATCCCATGCTGCCAGGATGCACTCAGGCTGTTCAGAGGTGCAGTGATGTCCTGGTGTAGACCCCCAGGACACTATCTACCATCTTATTAGGAGCATGCTCTGATGTTGTCAGGCATTCACACATGCACGTGCGGGTCATACAAACTACCGAACATTTAGAGCTGCTGCAATTACATTTTTGTCAAATGCACTAGCCTGccacatatttttttcactttcactttgaatTCAGCCCTCAGTGGGTTGATCATTATCATTTCCATAAAATGATCCAGCATCCTTTCATTCCTAACATGTTACCCTGTCCATATCAGTATAGATATCCAACATAATTGTTTTTCCTATTGAGATCTGATGttttttcaaagtgttcctttcattttttgagcagtatacatatacacacatatatatatatatacatatatatatatacatatacatacatacatatatatatatatatatatgttatatgtatatatatatatatatatatatatatatatatatatatatatatatatatatatatatatatatatatatatatatatatatatatatatatatatatatatatatatatattctgcaaccttttaagAAACCAAGTCTAGGCACAAGTCCTGAGATCAAAGACTTGGTGCTCAGAAGACCAATGAACAAGTCAATTGAAATTGATGTTATTACATCTGCAACCatttatgtgaacaacaatttTGTGGCATGATCAGGGACACCTAATGTCAACGATGTCTGCAGTTCAAGTGTCATCCTTTCAGAAAGATTCTACATGTGATGACTCTCTGATTGAGATGCAAATTGATTTATACAAAAGAAGCTGCGATATTCTTCTGATATTTCTAGCTGTATCACTCCCAATTGCACATTACcaaggacagaaaaaaacaattctATGAAACCATAAATAATCCAACATGttgcttcatttattttaaaaacgtcTTATTTACATCCAGAATTTTAGAAACAACGTTACAGGCAGTGTCCTGAGAATATTATGTGCAAACAGACCCATTGGAACACAAAAGCATGATGGGGATTATAGTAGGAATAAAGCCTGCTTCACATTGTATATTCAGTAGTTCACAGTTTCCTGTTATTCACAGTCAGTGTAGAGTGAAAATACATGATTAAACACGACCCTCTAAAACATTTACTGCAAGCGTCATAACCAAAAACCACCCGTCTTCATGTAACAATTCATTTATACTAGAGCATCCGTTTTTCAGGAGTACTGAGTGTTTGAAATCTTC contains the following coding sequences:
- the LOC116331831 gene encoding uncharacterized protein LOC116331831 — its product is MDASNSTPHGLKSLLECLSRAALLAQPDDIPRFLCAHVENMIKFRDDEQLKDINEVIFRYQCQSEQTFFKDKRNWTETPRPCSEKFPISTSSALSASPVSSSPRKNSKSSVDAPSHHESVCPNTKEDELHSRKQIRRPSGLPVLPTICQKPSKPFQGQKSTKEYICSLADCHYKNKDTDSSPADQSLGSVSTDEGPTAQKDLGLQNLKAKPGPSVIHVPYRPKGGYIVDPELQPKRGRAGPFTNRGALLFGRKSNVLEGLNVWNNPELLLISQSVP